One segment of Longimicrobium sp. DNA contains the following:
- a CDS encoding aldo/keto reductase family protein, which produces MEYRALGRSGLRVSEISLGSWLTYGRTVEDDVTRACILRAYELGINLFDTANVYHTGAAEESLGRVIRELPRADLVIATKVFFPMGQGPNDRGLGRKHVTEECHASLRRLGVEYIDLYQCHRFDPDVPVDETLRALEDLVQAGKVLYLGVSQWSGEQIRDAVGMQERMGWHRMISNQPQYNMLVRTIEDDAIPASEEAGVGQIVWSPLAQGVLTGKYRPGAPLPENTRGADPSSNSFMEPLLQPPVLEAVERLRPIADEAGIGLAQLALAWVLRQPNVASAIVGATRVEQVETNAAAAGIRLDPDALRRIDEALAEVVRR; this is translated from the coding sequence GTGGAATACCGCGCGCTGGGAAGGTCCGGGCTGCGGGTCAGCGAGATCTCGCTGGGCTCGTGGCTCACCTACGGAAGGACCGTCGAGGACGACGTGACGCGCGCCTGCATCCTGCGCGCGTACGAGCTGGGGATCAACCTCTTCGACACCGCCAACGTCTACCACACCGGCGCCGCGGAGGAGTCGCTGGGCCGCGTCATCCGCGAGCTTCCGCGCGCCGACCTGGTGATCGCCACCAAGGTGTTCTTCCCCATGGGCCAGGGGCCCAACGATCGCGGGCTGGGCCGCAAGCACGTGACGGAGGAGTGCCACGCATCGCTGCGCCGCCTGGGCGTGGAGTACATCGACCTCTACCAGTGCCACCGCTTCGACCCCGACGTACCCGTCGACGAGACGTTGCGCGCGCTGGAGGATCTGGTGCAGGCCGGAAAGGTGCTCTACCTGGGCGTCAGCCAGTGGTCGGGCGAGCAGATCCGCGACGCGGTGGGGATGCAGGAGCGCATGGGATGGCACCGCATGATCTCCAACCAGCCGCAGTACAACATGCTGGTGAGGACCATCGAAGACGACGCGATCCCCGCGTCCGAGGAGGCGGGCGTCGGGCAGATCGTGTGGTCGCCGCTCGCGCAGGGCGTGCTCACGGGCAAGTACCGCCCCGGCGCCCCCCTCCCCGAGAACACGCGCGGCGCCGACCCGTCGTCCAACTCCTTCATGGAGCCGCTCCTCCAGCCGCCTGTCCTGGAGGCCGTGGAGCGCCTGCGGCCCATCGCCGACGAGGCGGGGATCGGGCTTGCGCAGCTCGCCCTGGCCTGGGTGCTCCGCCAGCCGAACGTGGCGAGCGCCATCGTCGGCGCCACGCGCGTGGAGCAGGTGGAGACCAACGCCGCCGCCGCCGGCATCCGCCTGGACCCCGACGCCCTCCGCCGTATCGACGAAGCGCTGGCGGAGGTGGTGCGCAGGTAG
- a CDS encoding TonB family protein encodes MPGFEVLLAGRTLGERYRVDAVVGRGGMGAVFRATDLRLDRAVAVKVVTVEDDAEGRARARFLREAQAAARIRHPHVVGVYDFGTDATLGLDFLVMELLEGEDLSRRLARDTVLAPDEAATVFRQAAEGLAAGHRMGLVHRDVKPGNVFLVSGRATHAMLLDYGVAQMEMDDTETRTHLTRMGKQPLSPAYASPEQIRGEGALTPASDVFSLGITMYRAATGAPPFSAADLERMAAGADVPLVPPRERVPELDPAMAAALEHALQPDPLARPADADALLALMHGGDAPPVRRPAFVPTAVAAPTVAMPVAPPPPLPATPPPPAPRPARVGRAVAIGGMLALVGGAVVYGVGGMGGGAPAPAAPDSAAVARTDSAPPDSVQVDTQQTTLGEPEPEPVPPFTDTAAAAEELPPAPADENPVYDVGSLDETPELRNRRDVERAARRSYPPFLRDAGVSGDVIVSFVIGQDGNVEPGTIQIVNDVNPAFADAAREVAARMRFTPGRIRGEPVRAQAQVPINFRAED; translated from the coding sequence ATGCCCGGATTCGAAGTCCTTCTCGCCGGCCGTACCCTGGGTGAGCGCTACCGCGTGGACGCGGTGGTGGGCCGGGGCGGGATGGGCGCCGTCTTCCGGGCCACCGACCTGCGGCTCGATCGCGCCGTCGCCGTCAAGGTCGTGACCGTGGAGGACGACGCGGAGGGACGCGCCCGCGCCCGCTTCCTGCGCGAGGCGCAGGCGGCCGCGCGCATCCGCCATCCGCACGTCGTGGGGGTGTACGACTTCGGCACCGATGCCACGCTGGGGCTGGACTTCCTGGTTATGGAGCTGCTGGAGGGCGAGGACCTGTCGCGCCGCCTGGCCCGCGACACCGTGCTGGCGCCCGACGAGGCGGCGACGGTCTTCCGGCAGGCGGCGGAGGGGCTCGCGGCCGGGCACCGCATGGGGCTGGTGCACCGCGACGTGAAGCCGGGCAACGTCTTCCTGGTGAGCGGGCGCGCCACGCACGCCATGCTGCTGGACTACGGCGTGGCGCAGATGGAGATGGACGACACCGAGACGCGCACGCACCTCACCCGCATGGGGAAGCAGCCGCTCTCCCCCGCCTACGCGTCGCCTGAGCAGATCCGCGGCGAGGGGGCGCTGACGCCCGCCAGCGACGTCTTCTCGCTGGGGATCACGATGTACCGCGCCGCCACCGGAGCCCCGCCCTTCAGCGCCGCCGACCTGGAGCGGATGGCGGCCGGCGCCGACGTGCCGCTGGTGCCGCCGCGCGAGCGGGTGCCGGAGCTGGACCCCGCCATGGCCGCGGCGCTGGAGCATGCCCTCCAGCCCGACCCTCTCGCCCGCCCCGCCGACGCCGACGCCCTCCTGGCGCTGATGCACGGCGGGGATGCGCCCCCCGTTCGCCGCCCCGCCTTCGTCCCCACCGCCGTCGCGGCGCCGACGGTGGCGATGCCCGTTGCCCCGCCGCCGCCGCTGCCGGCTACGCCTCCGCCGCCCGCGCCGCGCCCCGCCCGCGTGGGCCGCGCGGTGGCCATCGGGGGGATGCTGGCGCTGGTCGGCGGCGCCGTCGTGTACGGTGTCGGCGGGATGGGGGGCGGCGCCCCGGCCCCCGCCGCGCCCGACTCCGCCGCCGTCGCGCGTACGGACAGCGCCCCGCCCGACAGCGTGCAGGTGGACACGCAGCAGACGACGCTCGGGGAGCCGGAGCCCGAGCCTGTCCCGCCGTTCACGGACACCGCGGCCGCCGCCGAGGAGTTGCCTCCTGCGCCGGCGGACGAGAACCCGGTGTACGACGTCGGCTCGCTCGACGAAACCCCCGAGCTGCGCAACCGCCGCGACGTGGAGCGCGCGGCTCGGCGCAGCTATCCGCCCTTCCTGCGCGATGCCGGGGTGTCGGGCGACGTGATCGTCTCGTTCGTCATCGGCCAGGACGGCAACGTGGAGCCCGGGACGATCCAGATCGTCAACGACGTGAACCCCGCCTTCGCCGACGCCGCGCGCGAGGTCGCGGCGCGGATGCGCTTCACCCCCGGCAGAATTCGCGGCGAGCCGGTGCGTGCGCAGGCGCAGGTGCCCATCAACTTCCGCGCGGAAGACTGA
- a CDS encoding DUF5916 domain-containing protein: MRPSFPLRFATLALAGALAAPAAAQNAVQASNTTAVAHDKPVPNVQAAPRSEAIVLDGVLNEGIWSTASVAGDFRQQEPKEGEPATQRTEVRFAFDDEALYVGARMRDTLGAAGVRTRLARRDQNPEGDYIQLVFDTFHDHTGRTVFQINPSGVKYDAGQASPSADPSWDPIWQAATKVDSAGWTAELRIPWAQLRFSREAQQTWGMQIWRYVERLNELSMWSFWGRQEAGGPQRFGHLEGMRIDKRPRGVELMPYAVARASYVRPTQPGSPFQDASAYDTRIGGDVRMLLGSNLTLSATINPDFGQVEQDPAVVNLSAFESYFDEKRPFFVEGSGLLSFGGLNCFNCSNVEGMSLFYSRRIGRAPQGALPGGLDFAETPRNTRMLGAAKLTGRTGGGWQLGALEAVTARELAQVQTTDGTRDEVAVEPFTNYALARARRTTKAGRYTWGVIGTSVIRRFGSGDDALRDRVPSHAETVGADWNLYSAGQKYRLMGNFALSNVQGDSLAIGRLQRSSARYFDRPDRVSGGNGIFSDEYDLGVTAMRGFGGYARASKETGNWLWETGLNYRSPGFEVNDMAFMNRADYVWMNANLLRQWNKPGSWYRRLTWIGGGQQQYNFDGDRTDLQAASYVGGQFLNYWNWSAYLQYRPGVYDDRVTRGAGVVRRPTDWFSFVNLSTDNRKPLVLSLNPSWSGNEEGSRSFNASGSARFKPASNVQITVGPSFTTSHSTAQFVRRFDDPSATQFFGRRAVFAEIDQRTLSLNTRLNWTFTPDLTLELFAQPFVATGDYESFKEFVRPRELEKHEFDAAQLTPVTNDGRVTSYTLDPDRNPATANFSFGNPDFNVRSLRGSAVLRWEYRPGSTLFFVWQQERSGAAGYGDFAFDRDATAVFRQHPDNIFVIKASYWMGR, encoded by the coding sequence ATGCGACCCTCGTTCCCGCTCCGATTCGCCACCCTCGCCCTCGCCGGAGCGCTCGCCGCGCCGGCGGCGGCGCAGAACGCCGTGCAGGCGTCCAACACCACCGCCGTGGCGCACGACAAGCCCGTGCCCAACGTGCAGGCCGCGCCCAGGTCGGAGGCGATCGTGCTGGACGGGGTGCTCAACGAGGGGATCTGGAGCACGGCGTCCGTGGCGGGGGACTTCCGCCAGCAGGAGCCGAAGGAGGGGGAGCCCGCCACGCAGCGGACCGAGGTGCGTTTCGCCTTCGACGACGAGGCGCTCTACGTGGGCGCGCGGATGCGGGACACGCTGGGCGCGGCGGGGGTGCGCACCCGCCTCGCCCGCCGCGACCAGAACCCGGAGGGCGACTACATCCAGCTCGTCTTCGACACCTTCCACGACCACACCGGCCGCACCGTCTTCCAGATCAACCCGTCCGGCGTGAAGTACGACGCGGGGCAGGCATCGCCCTCCGCCGACCCGTCGTGGGACCCCATCTGGCAGGCGGCCACCAAGGTGGATTCCGCCGGTTGGACGGCCGAGCTGCGCATCCCCTGGGCGCAGCTCCGCTTCTCGCGCGAGGCGCAGCAGACGTGGGGGATGCAGATCTGGCGCTACGTGGAGCGGCTCAACGAGCTCTCCATGTGGTCGTTCTGGGGGCGGCAGGAGGCGGGCGGGCCGCAGCGCTTCGGGCACCTGGAGGGGATGCGTATCGACAAGCGGCCGCGCGGCGTGGAGCTGATGCCGTACGCCGTGGCGCGCGCATCGTACGTGCGCCCCACGCAGCCGGGGAGCCCGTTCCAGGACGCCAGCGCCTACGACACGCGCATCGGCGGCGACGTACGGATGCTGCTGGGATCGAACCTGACCCTCTCCGCCACCATCAACCCGGACTTCGGTCAGGTGGAGCAGGACCCGGCGGTGGTGAACCTTTCCGCCTTCGAAAGCTACTTCGACGAGAAGCGCCCCTTCTTCGTGGAAGGGAGCGGGCTGCTCTCCTTCGGTGGGCTCAACTGCTTCAACTGCAGCAACGTGGAAGGGATGTCGCTCTTCTACTCGCGGCGCATCGGGCGTGCGCCGCAGGGGGCGCTTCCCGGCGGGCTCGACTTCGCGGAAACGCCGCGCAACACGCGCATGCTGGGCGCCGCCAAGCTCACCGGGCGCACGGGCGGCGGGTGGCAGCTCGGCGCGCTGGAGGCGGTGACGGCGCGCGAGCTGGCCCAGGTGCAGACCACGGACGGCACGCGCGACGAGGTCGCCGTGGAGCCGTTCACCAACTACGCGCTGGCCCGCGCGCGCCGCACCACGAAGGCTGGACGCTACACCTGGGGCGTGATCGGCACCTCCGTCATCCGCCGCTTCGGCTCGGGCGACGACGCGCTGCGCGACCGCGTCCCCTCGCACGCCGAGACGGTGGGCGCCGACTGGAACCTGTACTCCGCGGGGCAGAAGTACCGGCTGATGGGGAACTTCGCCCTCTCCAACGTGCAGGGTGATTCGCTCGCCATCGGCCGGCTGCAGCGCTCCAGCGCGCGCTACTTCGACCGGCCGGACCGGGTGAGCGGCGGCAACGGCATCTTCTCCGACGAGTACGACCTCGGGGTCACGGCGATGCGCGGCTTCGGCGGCTACGCGCGCGCTTCCAAGGAGACCGGGAACTGGCTGTGGGAGACGGGGCTCAACTACCGCAGCCCGGGGTTCGAGGTCAACGACATGGCCTTCATGAACCGCGCGGACTACGTGTGGATGAACGCCAACCTGCTGCGCCAGTGGAACAAGCCGGGCTCGTGGTACCGCCGGCTGACCTGGATCGGCGGCGGGCAGCAGCAGTACAACTTCGACGGCGACCGCACCGACCTGCAGGCGGCCTCGTACGTCGGCGGGCAGTTCCTCAACTACTGGAACTGGAGCGCCTACCTCCAGTACCGGCCGGGCGTGTACGACGACCGCGTGACGCGCGGCGCCGGCGTCGTGCGGCGTCCGACGGACTGGTTCAGCTTCGTGAACCTGAGCACCGACAACCGCAAGCCGCTGGTGCTGTCGCTGAACCCGTCGTGGAGCGGGAACGAGGAGGGCTCGCGCTCGTTCAACGCATCGGGGAGCGCGCGCTTCAAGCCGGCCAGCAACGTGCAGATCACGGTGGGTCCGTCGTTCACCACCAGCCACAGCACCGCGCAGTTCGTCCGCCGCTTCGACGACCCGAGCGCCACCCAGTTCTTTGGCCGCCGCGCCGTCTTCGCGGAGATCGACCAGCGCACCCTTTCGCTGAACACGCGCCTCAACTGGACCTTCACCCCGGACCTCACGCTGGAGCTGTTCGCGCAGCCCTTCGTGGCCACGGGCGACTACGAGTCGTTCAAGGAGTTCGTGCGCCCGCGCGAGCTGGAGAAGCACGAGTTCGACGCGGCGCAGCTCACGCCCGTGACGAACGACGGGCGGGTGACTTCCTACACGCTCGACCCGGACCGCAACCCGGCCACGGCGAACTTCTCCTTCGGCAATCCGGACTTCAACGTGCGCTCGCTGCGCGGGAGCGCGGTGCTGCGCTGGGAGTACCGCCCGGGCTCCACGCTGTTCTTCGTGTGGCAGCAGGAGCGCAGCGGCGCCGCCGGCTACGGCGACTTCGCCTTCGACCGGGACGCCACGGCCGTTTTCCGCCAGCACCCGGACAACATCTTCGTGATCAAGGCGAGCTACTGGATGGGGCGGTAG
- a CDS encoding M24 family metallopeptidase, whose protein sequence is MRRTALLLALLSAAPAAAQERPFGTLREQAEVRQEWLRLRMERVLPRLMREQGVAMWIVPMREYNEDPVFSSLVSPTTMAARRRTIYVFCDKGEDRGVERVAIGGSTQGGLYRVVRDPDAPVGTAGTTRRPAEPYGPDQWKLLAPVVEACDPRTIAVNVSATHAFSDGLTVGEWEALQSALPPRFRERVVRRELLPLQLIEERLPEQLARYVEMQRVVHDIISTAFSERVIRPGETRAEDVVWWMRQRVNDLGLGTWFQPSVDVQRAGVEMGDSANPVIRRGDVLHCDFGITALGLNTDTQHMGYVLRPGETDAPAGLRAALARGNRLQDLLLEEMRPGRTGNQVLAATRARMSSEGIDGTIYTHPIGAHGHGAGPLIGLWDRQEGVPGRGDVALRPNSWFSIELQATTPVPEWNGQPVRMGLEEEARLDEAGARHWVLRRQERFHLVK, encoded by the coding sequence ATGCGCCGAACCGCACTCCTCCTCGCCCTTCTCTCCGCCGCGCCGGCCGCCGCGCAGGAGCGCCCTTTTGGTACGCTGCGCGAACAGGCGGAGGTGAGGCAGGAGTGGCTCCGGCTGCGGATGGAGCGCGTGCTGCCGCGGCTGATGCGCGAGCAGGGCGTGGCGATGTGGATCGTCCCCATGCGCGAGTACAACGAGGACCCCGTCTTCTCGTCGCTCGTGTCGCCTACGACGATGGCGGCGCGGCGGCGCACCATTTACGTGTTCTGCGACAAGGGCGAGGACCGCGGTGTAGAAAGGGTGGCGATCGGGGGGTCGACGCAGGGCGGGTTGTACCGCGTGGTGCGCGACCCCGATGCGCCCGTGGGCACCGCCGGCACCACCCGCCGCCCCGCCGAGCCGTACGGACCCGACCAGTGGAAGCTCCTCGCGCCCGTGGTGGAGGCGTGCGACCCGCGCACCATCGCGGTGAACGTGTCGGCGACGCACGCGTTCTCGGACGGGCTGACGGTGGGCGAGTGGGAGGCGCTGCAGAGTGCGCTCCCGCCCCGCTTCCGCGAGCGCGTGGTGCGCCGCGAGCTGCTTCCGCTGCAGCTCATCGAAGAGCGGCTGCCCGAGCAGCTCGCGCGGTACGTGGAGATGCAGCGCGTGGTGCACGACATCATCTCCACCGCGTTTTCCGAGCGGGTGATCCGGCCGGGCGAGACGCGGGCCGAGGACGTGGTGTGGTGGATGCGGCAGCGGGTGAACGACCTGGGGCTCGGCACCTGGTTCCAGCCCAGCGTCGACGTGCAGCGCGCCGGGGTGGAGATGGGCGACTCCGCCAACCCGGTCATCCGCCGCGGCGACGTGCTGCACTGCGACTTCGGGATCACGGCGCTCGGGCTGAACACGGACACGCAGCACATGGGCTACGTCCTGCGCCCCGGCGAGACGGACGCCCCCGCGGGCCTGCGCGCCGCCCTCGCGCGCGGCAATCGCCTGCAGGACCTGCTGCTGGAGGAGATGCGCCCCGGCCGCACGGGCAACCAGGTGCTCGCGGCCACCCGCGCACGCATGAGCTCGGAGGGGATCGACGGCACCATCTACACGCACCCCATCGGCGCGCACGGCCACGGCGCGGGCCCGCTCATCGGGCTGTGGGACCGCCAGGAGGGCGTGCCCGGCCGCGGCGACGTAGCGCTGCGCCCCAACAGCTGGTTCAGCATCGAGCTCCAGGCCACCACGCCGGTGCCCGAGTGGAACGGCCAGCCCGTGCGCATGGGGCTGGAGGAGGAGGCGCGGCTGGATGAGGCCGGCGCGCGCCACTGGGTGCTGCGGCGGCAGGAGCGGTTCCATCTGGTGAAGTAG
- a CDS encoding pyridoxamine 5'-phosphate oxidase family protein has protein sequence MPDLAIPSPKVQRCGPLADHTTNGGIMGKVLECITPELKAFIEAQPLFFVATAPLAGDGHVNLSPKGLDCLRVLSPTRVAYLDLTGSGNETAAHLHENGRITFMFCAFAGPPRILRLYGTGEVILPDDDEWAELSSAFPTYPGIRHIVRAEISRVQTSCGFAVPLMEYSAQRDTLLRWAEAKGDALPAYQREKNTRSVDGLPAPVAAHVLSS, from the coding sequence TTGCCAGACCTTGCGATCCCCTCTCCAAAGGTGCAGCGTTGCGGACCGCTGGCCGACCACACAACGAATGGTGGGATCATGGGCAAGGTGCTGGAGTGCATCACCCCGGAGCTGAAGGCGTTCATCGAGGCGCAGCCGCTGTTCTTCGTCGCCACGGCACCGCTCGCCGGTGACGGGCACGTGAACCTCTCGCCCAAGGGGCTGGACTGCCTGCGCGTGCTATCCCCCACCCGTGTCGCATACCTGGACCTGACGGGGAGCGGCAACGAAACGGCGGCCCATCTGCACGAGAACGGCCGCATCACCTTCATGTTCTGCGCGTTCGCCGGTCCTCCGCGCATCCTGCGGCTATACGGCACCGGTGAGGTGATTCTCCCGGATGATGACGAGTGGGCAGAGCTGTCGAGCGCTTTCCCCACGTACCCGGGCATCCGACACATCGTCCGCGCGGAGATCTCACGAGTGCAGACGTCGTGCGGGTTCGCGGTTCCGCTCATGGAGTACAGCGCGCAGCGCGACACACTGTTGCGCTGGGCAGAAGCGAAAGGCGATGCGCTTCCCGCCTACCAGCGCGAAAAGAACACACGGAGCGTCGACGGCCTTCCCGCACCCGTCGCCGCCCACGTTTTGTCATCCTGA